ACGCGAGAGTATGCTTTAAATTCTTGTCCAAGACGGATTGGCACAGCATCTTGTAAATGTGTACGACCCATTTTAATAACATGGTCAAACTGTTCTGCTTTTAATTCAAATACATCATGCATATAACCCATCGTTTGTAATAAACCTTCTAATGCGTTTAATGTTGCGATATGAATCGCCGTTGGGAATGCATCGTTTGTTGATTGCGCCATGTTCACATGACTATTTGGACTAATATAATGATAGTCTCCCTTTTCCATTCCTAATAATTCAAGAGCACGATTAGCCATGACTTCATTTGCATTCATGTTCATTGAAGTACCTGCTCCGCCTTGGATTGGATCTACGATGAAATGATCGTGCCATTTTCCATCAAGAATTTCTTGAGCTGCTTCTGCAATCGCGCCGCCCTTGTTCAATTCCAATCTTCCTACATCTGTATTCGCAAGCGCTGCTGCTTTTTTTACAACTGCGAACGCCCTAATTAAACTTTCATGAATTTTGTACCCTGTAATCGGGAAATTTTCAACAGCGCGTAAAGTTTGAATTCCGTAATATGCCTTAATAGGTAATTCCTTTGCTCCCAAAAAATCCTTCTCCACTCGCATGTTCTTGTTTGTCATTGACATTTTAATTTCTCTCCCATATTAAATGTAAAACCTAAATAAATCATATGAAGTCATTACCAATCCTTATCAGACTTTATTGTTAAATCGTAGGCTAAAGGCTCTTCAATAATTTTTTTAATCTCTTCTAATTTATTAGTTTTTCCAAGCGTCCACATCAATTTTGCTATGATGGCTTCCGTATTCATATCTCCAGACAATATTACTTGATGTTGCGCCACTTTCCGTCCTACTTCATAGAGAAGTATGTCTTCTCCTTCTTCCAGGCATTGAGTAGTAATCACTACAGCAATCCCCATTTCAGTCAACTCTTGAATTTTCGAAAGCAAGTTCCTTCCTTCAAAAGGTAATCCACCGTTACCAAAACTTTCAATAATAACCCCTTTATACAAATCTTTTAAACAATCAAATATCTCTGGCTTTGTACCTGGATACAATTTCATAAGAAAAACATCCGTACATAAATTAGTATTTATTGAAAGTTCATTATGGGAGGACGTTGGCTTCCAATGATATTTCACTTCATCTTCATTTACCTCAGCAACATATGGATAATTCACACTTTCAAATGCATCATAACTTTTTGTTCGCATTTTAACTGCTCTCGTCCCAATAATCACCCTACTATCAAAAACAATAAACACACCGCCAACATCCTCACAGGCAAATCTAAGAGCATCAGCTACATTTTTCTTTGCGTCTGTCTTTTTAAAACTAATAGGCACCTGTGAGCCTGTTAAAACAACTGGTTTTCTTAAACCTTGAAGCATATAAGATAACGCAGAAGATGTATAAGCTAACGTATCCGTTCCATGTGTAATCACAAACCCGTCATAGTCATCATAGTGATTAAAAACAGCATTAGCTATTTCTTTCCAATGCTCAGGTTGCATATTGGTACTATCAATATTCAGTAAGATTTTGCAATCTATTTCTAAGTTTCGAGACGACTTCGAAAAATAATTCAATAATTCCTCAGCGGACAATCCTGGAACAAGCCCTTCATTCCCCTCCACAGATGCAATTGTCCCACCAGTTGCAAGTAATAAAATTTTCTTCATACACAACCCCTCCATAAAATAAACAACGATATATCGTTCGCGTAATGCGTATTTATATTTATCATTATAGAACTTAATTTGAATTAATCAAGATTTTGTATTCAATACGCGTACTTTTTTTTCTATTCTTGATTCTTTTTCTATGTTATAATTAATTTAATAAAATTAGATGGGGTATGAGACGAATGCTGGAACGTTTATCTAAATTAAGAAAAAATCAAAAATGGTCCTTACAAGAGACAGCAGATCGACTTGGGATTGCGAAAAGCACCTATGCTGGTTATGAAAATGGTTATAGATTACCTTCATTACAATCTTTATCTAAAATAGCAGATTTATTTGATACGTCTGTAGATTATATATTAGGTCGAATTGAACATTCACATCAAAACAAAGATGTAATTGATATTACAAGACTCCTAAACGATCCAGATCCAACACTTTTAATAGATGGAGAAGCACTTTCAACAGAAGAGATAATTGATTTTATTGCTTTTGTGAGAAGTAAACGAGAACTAAGTTCCAAGAGAATAGAAAATATTAAACCAACATGTAAAAGTTGATTCAATAAAAAACGAAGACACTACACTCTTTAAACTAAAAATACTTAGACAACTAATTTGTAAACGGTATATATAGGATTAATCCGAATTTATTTTATTAACTTTATATTTATAAATTATATTTTAATATTTTGTATATACAAAATATTCTTCTTAAAAACTTCCATATCAAGAAAAATCGCGGAACTATACTGATTGATCTAGTACTTCTCTCTATGCAGTTCATGCTGACAGCACTTGCACATAAATATGATTCCACTCCAATCAGAGAGCATGACAAAGAAAATAACAATACATTCTTTGGATTGGAAAAAGAGCGCTATGTATCAGTTATAATTCTATCTATTGATAAAATAACCAACGAAGGATATGCTACATATCGTCTCCCTGTTGAGAGAACTGCAAAATGGAAATAGCATAAAACTTATATTAAATACTAAAGGAGGCAGAATAGTATGGAAATCATCACAGCTATTTTAGTAGGAATCGTAGCATTAGAGCATTTATTTATCATGATTCTCGAAATGTTTTTTATTAATTCAAAAGTAGCAAAACGCGCTTTCAAATTGCCGAAGCATTTAGAAGGAGATCGAAACGTAGCCATTATGTTTGCAAATCAAGGTTTATATAATGGATTTTTAGCAGCTGGCCTCATTTGGGGACTTATACTTGGAAACAATCACATTGGTTATATGGTTCAATTATTTTTCGTCATTTGTGTAGTGGTAGCAGCTATTTTCGGAGGTTTCACATCCAATAAATCAATTATCGTGAAACAAGGACTTCCTGCCATTTTAGCGCTGCTTGCCCTTTTATCTGTCATATAGAAAAAGAGAATTTCAATAAAAGAACTCATTTTTGAAAAAAACACGCTATTCTTTCTGAAGATCCATAGGAAAGGATGGCGTTTTTATATGTCTATTTCTGTATCGAAAGAATTTGGAGGTATAACAGATTTCAAACAAGAATTATGTCATAAAACATAGTTTTTTAACCCACTCATTTTACTAATTTATCCTTTAACTCCTCCCTTTTTCTTTAGCTTCATCAATTCTAATAACATGGATTTTTTATTTGTCAGCTTAATGAATTGAGTATATAACTCTGGGAATTCTTTTTGAACTTCTTTATTTAATACTGTTTTATATTTAATCATATAAATTACTTGTAACAAGGTGTAAGTGTAACCTTTAGAATTGGTGTAGATTATGAAATTATGCGTCACGGAATGCTAATATGGTTACTGTAAGTGATAAAGCTACAGGTATAAAAACGATTAACAAAGCATCTTAATGTTTATGAAATGCTTTGTTAATCGTTTCTCTTCTCCCTAATCTCCTGCAAGATTCTATTTTTTATTAAAATTTTCCACATCTTATTTGATTTATTTATTCTGTAACACCAGATTGGGTTACTTTTACATCAGCTGTTACACGAAAACGTAACTGTTTATAGGATTCTTCCCATTCTTGACTGTTCCATTTTCTTACGTGAGTTCTACCAAGCTTTCTAAGTCCTATAGGATCTGTGCCTTTTTTAATAAATCTCTTTATCAATGTAGTTGCTTTTTTTTCTATTTCTGTTTCCATAATTTTTTCTAATTTTTTTATTTCTTTAGGATTATCTAGATTTTTTGTTTTTGTAAATTCTTGAATTTCAGCTTTAACTTGAATATGAGCATTTACAAATGGATGCTTACTATTTCCCGCCATTTTATATTTTGTTCTAGCCTTTATATTCTCTATCGTGGCGTACGTGTTTGAAGAACCAGGTAGTTTGAATTGGTATGTACCTTGTTTAAAATTATCTGTCAACAATTTAAATACAAATAAATCTTTAGGGTTCACTTTATCAACCATTTTACATCTTTTAAAAAGTGCTATTCCATCTAACTCCAACACGTTACCTTTTTTAGATATCATCGGTAAATAAGAATCTCTCGCATCATCATTAAGTTGATTTAAAAACATAAAAAAATTTGTTTTTGGTTGCGTTCCATTGTCCATATTTTGCTCAAGTAAAGAGGATAAATAGGAAGCAATTTCTTTTTCTTTAGAATAGTTCCCCTTCAATAGTGATTCCCCTTTTACATTTGTAATTGCTAAATAAATTGCATTTCCTACACTAGGATTTCGGTTCAAAGTCTCTAAAATTTCCTGCATTCCCTTTTCAATTATTTTTTCATTAAATATAATCACACGCAATTGCCCCAACTCTAGAGGTCCAGAAGATTTTTCGGATGCTCTTGCAAGAACTTCTCTACCAGTCTGGCCTGATGCTGAATAGATTTTCGTTTCACCTTCTCCGCCTCCTTTATAAGCTGAAATCGCAAAGGTTCCTTTTAGCTTACCTTTTGCTTCGGTATCATATGCCGCAACTTGAACTAAGTCAATGTCATCCACAATTTTCGTTTTAGCACAACCTATTAAGAAGACACTTACTATAATGAAAAGTAACCATCGCTTCATGTTTATCTCCTTAACTTTATTTTGGCGGTTTGAATTAGCCATAGTACAGGTAAGTATACATATATATACATAAAGCCAATTTGACCTGTCCAAGTATTTAATAAGTTAATTTTATTACGGTTATTCAAGAAAAATGATAAAACGAAGATGAATACGATGATAACTGGCAAAACATATTTTTGCTTTATTCCCAGCGCCTCTTTTATACCACGACTTACTCCCCACAATGTAAAGGAAACGTTAGGTAATATAAAAAAAGCCCAAACAGAAACAATAATGTATTCAAACCGCTCTATAAAGGGAAATTGTATAATTTTAATCATGCTTAAATATGCCCATATCGCGCTCGCTAGTTGTTTTTCACTAAAAAACGCGAGAGTTAAAATCATAAGGTATGTGTAGACAATAGTCGTTACTAAATTTGCATAGTGCGCATATTTTTGAGACGTTCTTGCCTTTTTAATAAATGGGTAGTACAGCAATAACATTTCAAATCCAAAAAAACTAAACATATTTCCTTTCATTCCTTTCATAATTTCTAGGAATGAATGCTGTGCAATTGGAAATAAATTTTGAAAATCTGCATACTGCAAAGGATAAAAAAATGTGAAGATTAGAATGCTTGGGATAACGATTCCAAAGAAGCCGATTCCGGCAACTACCCGAAATCCTCCAGTAACAATGTAATAACATAGACCCAAAAAAGCCCCTGCTATAATCCAAGATGAAATGGAAGGAAACATCCAAACATGTACTACTTCGATATAAGTATGTAGTGTTGTTGCACCTAACAATACAATATAAGATAAAAAAATGAAGTTGAACATTCCACCAATCCATTTCCCAAACACGTTTTGATTGATTGCAATGATATCTCCATTACCCTGATTTAAAATCTGATATATGATCCAAATCATAAGATTAACAGATATTCCAAAAAGTAGCGTACTTATCCACGCATCATTTCCAACTAATTTTGCACTAATCCTTTCAAAACCAAGCATACCAACCCCCATCTGTATAGTAATAATTAAAAAAAATACCATAAATGGAGAGACTTGATACTCAATTGGGACCTGTTTCATAATGCTCCTCCCTGTTAATTTCAATCATCAAAATCATTTCGTGATTTGATTTTATTTTTCTCTACCTCTTCTGGATTAAAACGAAAACGCTGTTTAGACCTTGAAAAAATAGGACGTCGGAACATCGCTGAGATTGGCATACGTATAATGCTGTCTTTCCAATCTGTAGGGCGTGTAGGATAAAAAGGGAACAAATAAGGACGTCTTAATGATTCTGTACGTAATAGGCGTGCTAAAAGTAAAGAACTTGTTAAAACAATTCCTAATAAGCCCAACAGGTGTGCAGCTATTATAAAAGGAAAACGAATTACTCGAATTGTATTACCAATTCGATATATTGGTGCTGTAAATGAACTAAGAGCTGAAAGTGCAACAATGATAATAAGTACGTTACTTGTAAGACTTGCCTCTACCGATGCTTGTCCAATAACAATACCCCCTACTATACCGACAGTTAGACCCACTTTAGTTGGTAAACGTGTCCCCGCTTCTCTCAGTAATTCAATCGTTATTTCTAAAAAAAGTGCTTCAATGACTGGAGGAAAAGGTACTTTACTTCTCGATATGATCAACGTTTCAAGAAGTTCTTTTGGAATTAGCTCATAATGATATGTTAAGATCGCAACATATAATGGAGTCGTTAAAACAGAAAAGATAAAAGCAAAAATCCTTAACAGTCGAAAAAATGAGGCCATAATCCAAGGCATGGTATAATCTTCTGTCGTAGAAAAAAAGTCAATTAATGTTGTTGGAAGAGTGATAGCATAAGGCGAGCCATCTACAAAAAGTGCAATTTTCCCTTCTGCTAATACAGCTGCTACACGGTCAGGACGTTCTGTATTCAAAAATTGAGGGAATATAGAATTCGGGTTGTCTGCAATTAACTGAATCAAATAAGTACTATCCAAAACATGGTCTGTTTTTATTTGGCTTACCCGTTTTATAATTTCTTGTAGATTTTGATCATTTACAATTCCCTCAATAAATACAATTGCAACAGTTGTGTTAGAGAGCGCGCCTACTTTCAATTCCTTCATTTGTAAATAAGGTGTTGGAAGCTTTCTACGTACCAAATTTAAATTCACATCTAAATCTTCGACAAATGCGATTTGCGGACCCACAATATTGTATTCAATTTCAGCTTTTGTAATATCCCTTTTTTCTTTCTTTGACACATTTACTAACAAACAATTTAATGTATCTGTATCAAACTGAATAAGTATATAGCCATTTAAAATACTATCCTGAATATCTTCCATTTGATTTGTTATTTTTGAATTCTCAAAGGGTAAGACAGACTGAATATCTTGTAACGAATCGAAGTTCTTCTCTTTTATATAAGTCAAAACCTCTTCATGAAATATATTTACATCGATTAATGTTCTAAAATATGAAATGACTATAGAGGAATTATTAGAAGCAATTTCCAACGTTATAAAATCTTTAGATTTTTTTAGTAATTTCATTAAATCCTGCAAAGATTCTATAGAGTAAACAGATATTCTTTCATGTGGTTTCAATTGATAATACCCTTCCTTTCAGAAAGAAACTATATATAGTTTTCAGGAAATTGCTATTTTTAAAATTAGGGATGGTGATATGTAAGTATACTTATTGAATTAATAATAACGCCTTTGAAAATAATTTAACCAAAATTAGTTAAAAAATGTATTACAAGTAAATATTAGAAATATTTTCAATCAGAATTACGATATTAAAAACATCCTTTCTTTTGGTTCTAAAGAAAGGATGTTTTTATAACAAGCTTTTTCAAGTGTCTATTCTATAGGGTACATTTACCAGTGTTCTTCTCTTTACTATTTCATTAAGTAACATTAGCATTACATTCTGTATGGTTTCTTAAAAAATTTCAGTAAAAGAATATATTAATTTTGAAGTGTACAAATAGGAAGAGTGACTTCAACTGTAGTTCCCTTATTCACTTCACTCTCAATAAATATCTTTCCCTGATGTGTTTCAATGATTTTATAACAG
This Bacillus paramycoides DNA region includes the following protein-coding sequences:
- the ansA gene encoding asparaginase, translated to MKKILLLATGGTIASVEGNEGLVPGLSAEELLNYFSKSSRNLEIDCKILLNIDSTNMQPEHWKEIANAVFNHYDDYDGFVITHGTDTLAYTSSALSYMLQGLRKPVVLTGSQVPISFKKTDAKKNVADALRFACEDVGGVFIVFDSRVIIGTRAVKMRTKSYDAFESVNYPYVAEVNEDEVKYHWKPTSSHNELSINTNLCTDVFLMKLYPGTKPEIFDCLKDLYKGVIIESFGNGGLPFEGRNLLSKIQELTEMGIAVVITTQCLEEGEDILLYEVGRKVAQHQVILSGDMNTEAIIAKLMWTLGKTNKLEEIKKIIEEPLAYDLTIKSDKDW
- the ansR gene encoding HTH-type transcriptional regulator AnsR yields the protein MLERLSKLRKNQKWSLQETADRLGIAKSTYAGYENGYRLPSLQSLSKIADLFDTSVDYILGRIEHSHQNKDVIDITRLLNDPDPTLLIDGEALSTEEIIDFIAFVRSKRELSSKRIENIKPTCKS
- a CDS encoding DUF1304 domain-containing protein: MEIITAILVGIVALEHLFIMILEMFFINSKVAKRAFKLPKHLEGDRNVAIMFANQGLYNGFLAAGLIWGLILGNNHIGYMVQLFFVICVVVAAIFGGFTSNKSIIVKQGLPAILALLALLSVI
- a CDS encoding Ger(x)C family spore germination protein, producing the protein MKRWLLFIIVSVFLIGCAKTKIVDDIDLVQVAAYDTEAKGKLKGTFAISAYKGGGEGETKIYSASGQTGREVLARASEKSSGPLELGQLRVIIFNEKIIEKGMQEILETLNRNPSVGNAIYLAITNVKGESLLKGNYSKEKEIASYLSSLLEQNMDNGTQPKTNFFMFLNQLNDDARDSYLPMISKKGNVLELDGIALFKRCKMVDKVNPKDLFVFKLLTDNFKQGTYQFKLPGSSNTYATIENIKARTKYKMAGNSKHPFVNAHIQVKAEIQEFTKTKNLDNPKEIKKLEKIMETEIEKKATTLIKRFIKKGTDPIGLRKLGRTHVRKWNSQEWEESYKQLRFRVTADVKVTQSGVTE
- a CDS encoding GerAB/ArcD/ProY family transporter, producing MKQVPIEYQVSPFMVFFLIITIQMGVGMLGFERISAKLVGNDAWISTLLFGISVNLMIWIIYQILNQGNGDIIAINQNVFGKWIGGMFNFIFLSYIVLLGATTLHTYIEVVHVWMFPSISSWIIAGAFLGLCYYIVTGGFRVVAGIGFFGIVIPSILIFTFFYPLQYADFQNLFPIAQHSFLEIMKGMKGNMFSFFGFEMLLLYYPFIKKARTSQKYAHYANLVTTIVYTYLMILTLAFFSEKQLASAIWAYLSMIKIIQFPFIERFEYIIVSVWAFFILPNVSFTLWGVSRGIKEALGIKQKYVLPVIIVFIFVLSFFLNNRNKINLLNTWTGQIGFMYIYVYLPVLWLIQTAKIKLRR
- a CDS encoding spore germination protein, translating into MKPHERISVYSIESLQDLMKLLKKSKDFITLEIASNNSSIVISYFRTLIDVNIFHEEVLTYIKEKNFDSLQDIQSVLPFENSKITNQMEDIQDSILNGYILIQFDTDTLNCLLVNVSKKEKRDITKAEIEYNIVGPQIAFVEDLDVNLNLVRRKLPTPYLQMKELKVGALSNTTVAIVFIEGIVNDQNLQEIIKRVSQIKTDHVLDSTYLIQLIADNPNSIFPQFLNTERPDRVAAVLAEGKIALFVDGSPYAITLPTTLIDFFSTTEDYTMPWIMASFFRLLRIFAFIFSVLTTPLYVAILTYHYELIPKELLETLIISRSKVPFPPVIEALFLEITIELLREAGTRLPTKVGLTVGIVGGIVIGQASVEASLTSNVLIIIVALSALSSFTAPIYRIGNTIRVIRFPFIIAAHLLGLLGIVLTSSLLLARLLRTESLRRPYLFPFYPTRPTDWKDSIIRMPISAMFRRPIFSRSKQRFRFNPEEVEKNKIKSRNDFDD